One window of the Gloeocapsa sp. DLM2.Bin57 genome contains the following:
- a CDS encoding NAD(P)H-quinone oxidoreductase subunit L: MLNQDTILVAALYLSLSGLYLLIIPGLVYFYLNQRWYVASSIERVFMYFLVFFAFPGMLLLSPFLNFRPQKRQLNKA, translated from the coding sequence ATGCTTAATCAAGACACTATCTTAGTAGCTGCACTATATCTAAGTCTGAGTGGACTGTATTTATTAATCATTCCTGGTTTAGTTTACTTTTACCTCAACCAACGTTGGTATGTCGCTAGCTCTATCGAAAGAGTATTTATGTATTTTCTAGTATTCTTTGCTTTTCCCGGAATGTTGTTACTGAGTCCCTTTTTAAACTTCCGTCCTCAAAAACGCCAACTTAACAAAGCCTAA